The following are encoded together in the Sparus aurata chromosome 1, fSpaAur1.1, whole genome shotgun sequence genome:
- the LOC115583584 gene encoding probable ATP-dependent RNA helicase DDX5: MPGFSDRDRGRDRGYGGGPPRFGGGGGGGNRGGPPPGKFGNPGERLRKKHWNLDELPKFQKNFYQEHPDATRRPLQEVEQYRRSKEVTVKGRDCPKPIAKFHEAAFPSYVMDVIGKQNWTEPTPIQSQGWPVALSGKDMVGIAQTGSGKTLAYLLPAIVHIQHQPFLEHGDGPICLVLAPTRELAQQVQQVAAEYGRASRLKSTCIYGGAPKGPQIRDLERGVEICIATPGRLIDFLECGKTNLRRCTYLVLDEADRMLDMGFEPQIRKIVEQIRPDRQTLMWSATWPKEVRQLAEDFLKDYVQINIGALQLSANHNILQIVDVCSDMEKEDKLIRLLEEIMSEKENKTIIFVETKRRCDELTRRMRRDGWPAMGIHGDKSQQERDWVLNEFRYGKAPILIATDVASRGLDVEDVKFVINYDYPNSSEDYIHRIGRTARSQKTGTAYTFFTPNNMKQASDLISVLREANQAINPKLIQMAEDRGGRGRGGRGGYKDDRRDRYSGGGRSNFGGSSYRDRDSDRGFGNGPKSAFGGNKAQNGGSYGGNSGNSSGSYGNNNYSNSNGQGNFGSPANQVGAFGNQSFQGPPQFGAMQRAAQNGMNHPPFPFNSQPPPPQAQQPPPPPPMVPYPMPPPFPQ, from the exons ATGCCTGGATTTTCAGACAGAGACcgtggcagagacagagg GTATGGTGGGGGACCTCCTCgttttggtggtggtggtggaggaggcaaTAGGGGCGGACCCCCTCCAGGAAAGTTTGGCAACCCTGGTGAAAGACTGCGAAAGAAGCACTGGAACCTGGACGAGCTTCCAAAGTTTCAAAAGAACTTCTACCAGGAACATCCAGATGCCACACGCAGACCACTT CAAGAGGTTGAACAGTACCGAAGAAGCAAAGAAGTCACAGTCAAAGGACGGGATTGCCCCAAACCAATTGCAAAATTTCATGAAGCTGCATTTCCAA GCTACGTCATGGATGTTATTGGCAAACAAAACTGGACTGAACCAACTCCTATTCAGTCTCAGGGGTGGCCAGTTGCCCTGAGTGGCAAAGATATGGTTGGCATCGCTCAAACTGGGTCTGGGAAAACCCTTGCA tacctTCTGCCTGCAATTGTGCACATTCAACATCAGCCATTCCTGGAGCATGGAGACGGACCTATT TGCTTGGTGCTGGCACCAACCCGAGAGCTAGCTCAGCAGGTACAACAAGTGGCTGCTGAATACGGCAGGGCCTCACGTCTGAAGAGCACCTGCATCTATGGTGGTGCGCCCAAAGGACCCCAAATCAGGGACCTAGAGAGAG gTGTTGAGATTTGCATCGCTACCCCAGGGCGTCTCATTGACTTCCTGGAGTGTGGCAAGACTAATTTGCGCCGTTGCACCTATCTGGTGCTGGATGAAGCTGACCGTATGCTGGACATGGGATTTGAACCTCAAATCCGCAAGATAGTGGAACAAATTCGG CCAGACCGTCAGACCCTGATGTGGAGTGCTACCTGGCCCAAGGAGGTTCGCCAGCTGGCTGAGGACTTCCTGAAGGACTATGTCCAGATCAACATTGGTGCACTGCAGCTCAGTGCCAATCACAACATCCTGCAGATAGTTGATGTTTGCAGTGACATGGAGAAGGAGGACAA ATTGATCCGTTTGCTGGAGGAGATAATGAGCGAAAAGGAGAACAAGACCATTATTTTTGTGGAAACCAAAAGGCGTTGTGATGAGCTCACCAGAAGGATGAGAAGAGATGG GTGGCCAGCAATGGGAATTCATGGAGACAAGAGTCAACAGGAGAGGGACTGGGTCCTTAATG AGTTCAGATATGGCAAAGCTCCAATCCTTATCGCTACAGATGTGGCCTCCCGCGGCTTAG ATGTGGAGGATGTGAAATTTGTCATCAATTATGACTACCCTAACTCCTCCGAGGATTATATCCACCGCATTGGACGCACAGCCCGAAGTCAAAAAACGGGCACAGCCTACACCTTCTTTACCcccaacaacatgaaacaagcCAGTGACCTGATCTCTGTGCTCCGCGAGGCCAACCAGGCCATTAACCCCAAGCTGATCCAGATggcagaggacagaggag GTCGTGGAAGGGGGGGAAGAGGTGGCTACAAGGATGACCGTCGGGATAGGTATTCTGGGGGTGGGAGGAGCAACTTTGGCGGTAGTAGCTACAGGGACAGGGACAGTGATAGAGGGTTTGGCAACGGGCCGAAGAGTGCCTTTGGTGGCAATAAGGCCCAAAATGGTGGCAGCTATGGGGGTAACAGTGGTAACTCTAGTGGTAGCTATGGCAACAACAATTACAGCAACAGCAACGGACAGGGTAATTTCGGTTCACCAGCAAACCAGGTGGGTGCCTTTGGTAACCAAAGCTTCCAGGGCCCCCCGCAGTTTGGGGCCATGCAGCGTGCCGCTCAGAATGGCATGAACCACCCGCCGTTCCCTTTCAACTctcagccaccaccaccacaggcCCAACAGCCACCGCCCCCACCACCAATGGTGCCCTACCCAATGCCACCACCCTTCCCACAGTAA